The Panicum hallii strain FIL2 chromosome 5, PHallii_v3.1, whole genome shotgun sequence genome contains the following window.
GTATACACATGACCAGATGTAGCAAGGGCAACAGTCATGTTTTGTCCACAGGCCAGCTGATGAAAATTGTGCTCAAGAAGAGCTTGAACACAGGTAGGAATCAGCCGAGCTTCTTTGTCACCATGTCCAAGACGATTCTTATCCCCGTCACCCCAGGTATACAGCTTCTTAGACACCACATTCATGCCTGTCTGAACAGTAGCCTCCACGATTGCTGCAGAATGCCAGACTCCACATGCAACTTTGACCGTTTTAAATCCATTCAAGGCTTCTACTTCTTTTGGGTATGCAACACTTTCACGGTTTCCATGCCCAAGAACTCCAAATGTTCCATCACCAAATGTGTGAAGTTTTCCACTCGATGTGATCAGAGCTGAATGCCACGAGCCACATGCAACAGATAATACTTGAAGCCCCTCTAAGGGCCCCGAGACACGTTTTGGAAGCCAATGGCTAGCTCCAGTGTCATATCCAAGCAATCCAGCATGGTATGAACCATCCCCCCAATTAAACAAATCACCGGAAGCAGATATAGCACAGGTATGGAATTCTCCACATGAAATAAAATCAACTATGGTCACAGATATTGACTCAACAAGCTTGGGACGACTTATATCTGCATCAGTTCCATGACCAAGGCGCCCACCAACTTCCTCACCCCATGTAAACACCTCCCCTTGTCTGGTAGTAAGAGCAACATGCCTTGAACCACATACTATCTGATTAACATCTAAGACAACATCTGATTCTAAAGGTTTGGGAATCAAAACATCTACTTTTGAGCATGATGAGCTTGTGTTTCCATCTGAAGGGGCCACATCAGTCCATACTTCGCCCCATACataaacatcaccaagggacTCTATGTCATCTGTTCCTGAACCCTGACTGGAAGAACTAGGGGCACTGGAAATACTAAGTCGAGTACTATCTGCACCGCTTGTCCTTATCATATTTGCACGATCAGATCCAGCATCTGATCTTCTTAAGCTAAAAGAATCGGTTTTGCAGTAACCAGCAGTGTGAAAACTACGCGAAATACTTGAAGCAATATCTAGTGTTGAATCATATGAATGACTATCCTGATAATATGATACTTcctggaaagaaaaaaaaagccaTATTAGATCACAAGGTACCACATTTCATAATCAAAGAGAATTGCAAATCGCCAGCTAATAAGAATGGGGTTAGCATTGATAGCTACAGGGTTGAAACTTGAAAGTGAAAGGTGATGCTCATTCTTCACAGGAAAATGCATGGAATAAACATAGAGGTGGCTATCAATATTGAAATTTTGTCCTTCAAACATGCAAGTACTTCATTTTCAGTAAAAATCATCTCCAAGTGTAACTACGGGTAACACATTACATGAACATCAAGTGCATCTTTCATATAGCATAAAAAGATCAAAAATTGACATAGCAAAATTAAACCATGAGTCAAACTGCTTACAAAAGAAACAGTAATTTTTCTGACAAACTCACATCGGAAAACGATACTCTATCCTTGTGCTCATCAACAGAACTTTTACGGCATGAACTTATTAACCCCTCGAGTGATGAAAACCACACTTCAACTTCAGCTTGATCCTTGCAAACCTACAGAATAGAAGAAACTCATGCTACATTTGTTATCTTTATACCATAAAATCTTAGTTTTAAGCTATCAATAAATCCAAATGCAAAGCATTTGCACCAATCAATGCTTAGAAGCTCACAAAATTATCTTTACCAGATCAAGGGAACGTTGCCCGTTCTTGTATATGAGGGAAAATGACAGATAGTCTTTCTCAGGGCGTAAAAACCTCCTAAAAACAGCCTGATCAAGAGTTAAACATATTAGGCCCATGGTATAACTGAGATTTAAATGTTCATGCCCTGAAGGAAAACGTAAGCTAAATTTTGATATAATGACTATTGCACTTTACAAGCTCTTCTCTAACCATATCTGCCGTTGTTAAGGCTATATATATGCTAGCAAGCAAAATCTTGACATTTAACTCAGATAATAGTAAACATACAGTTCTCTGTCCAGGAATAACTTTAGAGACAGAAGAGAGTCGGAGAAACTTCTCCCTTTTGTGAGAGTACCAAATTAATGTTGTTTCGTCCTGTAACAAGAAATGTGAAACAAGGAGTATCAAACAACAGCATCCCCATGTCAGGCAATTGGCACATGCATATGACTGTATATATAATCCCTCAAACATATTGGTAATCAGATTTTACAGATACAAAGCTCAAAAATGTGAACGCCAATGTCTGCTTGTGAAGGTTATTAATATCTATATTGAAAGAAACATATACATTGAAAATAACAGAATAAGCACTTTACTCATCCGTGAACAGCATAAATAATATTATAGCATCCATATTAATATATAGCACATCGTTGCTTTTAGTTTAGCTTTTCCTACTTATGCTAGTTTCCCTTGACCTTGTTTCACTTCAGAAGGTCTCAGATAATTCAGTCTAAGAATAAGTTGTGCCCTACAAGACAAACAAAAACATTTCAAGATCAAAGGAATGTGCTTATGAACTTACACTAGAAAGTCTGAAAGTACGGATCTTGGGTTTCCCTTTCCGGCTATACTTGATAAGCTTGCTACCTTTCTTTAGAGTAATAAGGGCCTTCAGAAAAATGAAACATAAATGTAGTATCACAGAAGTTTTGACACATATGCAATTAATAATAAAGTGAAATGAAGTATCGTATTTATGCCTATAGCCGCACATTTTCATCTGGTGTCATCTAAACAGTTACAAGTCAACATCCTATTTTCAGCTCTTTTCATCCACAACTGCAACAAAAAAgacaaaaaaatgtaaaacttgAGATGTCAGTATCAATGCATCACATGAACATATTCTTCACTTTTCAGAAACAGAAGTTGGCATCGAATGATTGGGCAattaaaaaaagagaaaaaaattaCCAAAAAAGCGCAAGATAAAATGTAAAGATGGAAAAATATTGTAATTCCCTGAACTATGGATTGGGTCATAAGAACCCCACCAAACTTTTGTGCTGACAATCTAGCGTTTGCAATAGCATTAACGCCCAAACATTCACCATTACGACATTAGGCACTCGTGGCGTGATAAGTAATAGACTCGCAACTAATCCCTCTTAACATGGCAAAAAATGGTGGAGCATCGGAGGGACATGTCTCAGGCTCACAGATTGGATTATGTGGTATCGTTCACTCATACCCATTTTGAGGTTTAGAGCCTAAGAGCTCTTGTATTTCTTGGCTCTATATATCCACCAGTGGATATAAAAGGCCGGTTTCAACCATTATCTAAAAAAACCTATTACAAAAATCaaatttttaaatttaattGTTGTTAGCTTGACGGACTGCAAATCCGAAATGTATGTGATTTAGGAAATAAATAGCACGAAAAACTTTAATCTAGACCCAATCAGGGTACCAGCCACAAATTTTCCTGTTGAGATGAACAAAAGAAAGAAGAGGGAATGGAGGATCAACCTTTATAACATTACCAAATCCAAGTTGGGAACGATTTCCAATCCTTTCGACCTTGCGGGCAAACAAAAGCGTTCAGAGGG
Protein-coding sequences here:
- the LOC112895174 gene encoding PH, RCC1 and FYVE domains-containing protein 1-like isoform X3, with protein sequence MKMCGYRHKYDTSFHFIINCICVKTSVILHLCFIFLKALITLKKGSKLIKYSRKGKPKIRTFRLSSDETTLIWYSHKREKFLRLSSVSKVIPGQRTAVFRRFLRPEKDYLSFSLIYKNGQRSLDLVCKDQAEVEVWFSSLEGLISSCRKSSVDEHKDRVSFSDEVSYYQDSHSYDSTLDIASSISRSFHTAGYCKTDSFSLRRSDAGSDRANMIRTSGADSTRLSISSAPSSSSQGSGTDDIESLGDVYVWGEVWTDVAPSDGNTSSSCSKVDVLIPKPLESDVVLDVNQIVCGSRHVALTTRQGEVFTWGEEVGGRLGHGTDADISRPKLVESISVTIVDFISCGEFHTCAISASGDLFNWGDGSYHAGLLGYDTGASHWLPKRVSGPLEGLQVLSVACGSWHSALITSSGKLHTFGDGTFGVLGHGNRESVAYPKEVEALNGFKTVKVACGVWHSAAIVEATVQTGMNVVSKKLYTWGDGDKNRLGHGDKEARLIPTCVQALLEHNFHQLACGQNMTVALATSGHVYTMGSADNGQLGNPKSDGKQPCLVKDKLGNELVEEISCGAFHVAVLTSRSEVYTWGMGANGRLGHGDVNDKKTPTIVEALKDRHVKSISCGSNFTTCICIHKWVSGADQSVCTGCRQAFGFTRKRHNCYNCGLVHCHACSSRKVLKAALAPTPGKPHRVCDSCFLKLKNADTNSNNVSKRNAPTRRSIDSREKPEIRPSKLVATPSAEPVKYMEVKSAKSDAKAAESIMKASQASAMLQLGFAAQFGALQPMGMSPALAMSPAMPAFSLAPPSPSPYTKKTKSPPAAAIPQSSKVDFDHLQKSNELLNQELLKLQSQVDDLKQKCEAQHEQLQKSDKKAKSVASMVAEESTKRNAAVEFVKFLDNE